The genomic stretch ACAGCGGCGTGACCCTGCATGAAGGCCACGCCCGGATCGTCGCGCCCCATACCGTAGAGATCAATGGTGAGCGCTTCAGTGCCAAGCATATCCTGATCGCGACCGGCGGCTGGCCGCAGATCCCGCAGATCCCCGGGGCCGAGCACGCCATCAGTTCCAACGAGGCGTTTTTCCTCAAGACCCTGCCCAAGCGTGTGCTGGTGGTGGGTGGCGGTTACATCGCCGTCGAGTTCGCCGGGATCTTCCACGGCCTGGGCGCGTCGACGTCCTTGCTGTATCGCGGTGACCTGTTCCTGCGCGGCTTCGACGGTGCGGTGCGCAAGCACCTGCAAGAGGAGCTGACCAAGCGTGGCATGGACCTGCAGTTCAATGCCGACATCGAGCGCATCGACCGGCAAGCCGATGGCAGCCTGAGCGTGACCCTTAAGGATGGCCGCAAGTTGGAAACCGATTGCGTGTTCTACGCCACAGGCCGGCGGCCGATGCTGGATAACCTGGGGCTGGAAAATACCGCGGTCAAGCTCGACCAGAAAGGCTTCGTCGAGGTCGACGAGCTGTACCAGACCGCTGAGCCGTCGATCCTGGCGATTGGCGATGTCATCGGTCGCGTGCAACTGACGCCGGTGGCCCTGGCCGAGGGCATGGCTGTTGCGCGTCGTCTGTTCAAGCCCGAGCAGTATCGCCTGGTGGATTACCAGATGATCCCGACCGCCGTGTTCAGCTTGCCGAACATCGGCACTGTTGGCCTCACGGAAGAACAGGCCCGCGAGGCAGGCCATGAGGTGCAGATTTTTGAAAGCCGGTTCCGGCCGATGAAGCTGACCCTGACCGAGTGTCAGGAGCGCACGCTGATGAAGCTGGTGGTCGACGCCAAGACCGACAAGGTCCTGGGTTGCCATATGGTCGGTCCGGAGGCGGGCGAAATCGTCCAGGGCCTGGCGATTGCCTTGAAGGCCGGCGCCACCAAGCGCGACTTCGACGAAACCATCGGCGTGCACCCGACGGCCGCCGAAGAGTTCGTCACCATGCGCACGCCAGTGGCCGGTTAAGGTTTTTTCGACTGCTTAGAAGCCGGGCTTGGGACCGGGACCGGGACCGGCGCCGGCTCCAGCGCAGCTTGCGTGGCCACCGCCAGATGCAGTGCCTGCAGGCTGGCTTCGGCGCTAGCGGCTCGCAGTTCCAGCTCCGCGTTGGCGTGCAGTTGCTCGGCGGCTGCCTGCTTGGCACTGGTGCTTTCCAGCACTGCGACCCGCAGGCGTTCCTGCAACAGGGTGGCTTCGGCTTCGTGGCGGCGGATCTGTTCCTGGGCTTGGGCCTGGCGGGTCTCGCTGTGCTTGAGTTGATCCTGCAACAGGTGCAACTCACGCACGGTGCCGCGGTTCTCGGTCAGCAGGCGTTCGTTATCGCGGTTGAGCTGGGTGATCTCATCCTGGCGGACCATGGCGCTTTGCTGGGCCTGGCGCAGTTCCATCTGGATCTGCTGCACTTGGCCTTCATGGCGCCGCTGTTCCTGCTCGCGCTGGTCCTTGATAGCCTCGCGATAGTGCTCCAGGGCGTCGCGAGCGTGCAGGTGTTTTTCTTCCAGTGAGCGGATCTGCTCATCCTTGTCATTCAAGCGCAGTTCAAAATCGCTGAGGGCCTGGCTCAAGCTGGCATTGCGAGTCTGTTCGCCCTGTAGCGACGCACGGGTGTCTTGCAAGGCTGCGGACTCACTGGCCAGGGTCGCGCCTTGGGTCTCCAATTGGCGAGTCAGTTGTGCCTGCAGTTGCAGGGCTTCGGCCAATTGGCTTTCGAGCGCCTTGCGCGCTTGCTCGAAACCTTCCTGGGCGTGATCGATGCGCTCCTGGCCCTGTTCCCTCAGGCGTTGCGCCAGGCGTGCTACCAGCCCGGTCAGTTCGTCATCGATCTGTTCCTGTGGCTCGCTCTGGCGGGCCGCAACCTCGTCATCCAGCTCCTTGAGGTAGCGATGAATAGTGGTTTTCGAACCGGTATTGCCCATCTCGATACGTACTGCATCAATGCTGGGGTTGTCGCCGCGCGCCAGGATCGCCAAGCGTGCCGCCTGTACTACAGCCTTGTTTATACCGCCCCGAGCCATGTTTTCTCCTGCCATTGCGTAATGTAGTACGTACTTTGTATGGGGGCGGAGTGTATCACGCGGCTAGGTACCGATTGGCGGCGCCGGATCTCGGTGTGGCGGGTCGAGGGCATTTCGTCGCTGAGACGGTTTTCTTCTATTAAGAGTGGTGGCTAATAGCGAAAACCAATGAGCGGCATCAGGTTTGCCAATGAGCCATCAGGCGATCGGTTGGGTAGGATTCACCTCATCAACTTTTCAACCCTGACGGAGAGTCAACGATGCCTATCATCAACAGCCAAGTTAAACCCTTCACCGCTACCGCTTACAAAAATGGCGATTTCGTACAAGTGTCGGACGCCGATCTGAAAGGCAAATGGTCTGTCGTATTCTTCTACCCGGCTGACTTCACCTTCGTTTGCCCAACCGAGCTGGAAGACCTGGCCGACAACTATGCCGAATTCCAGAAGCTGGGCGTCGAGATCTACAGCGTGTCCACCGACACCCACTTTGCCCACGCAGCCTGGCACAACACTTCGCCAGCCATCGGCAAGATCCAGTACACCATGATCGGCGACCCGACCCACGTCATCTCCCGCAACTTTGACGTGCTGATCGAAGAAGCTGGCCTGGCAGACCGTGGCACCTTCGTGATCAACCCTGAAGGCCAGATCAAAATCGTCGAGCTCAACGATGGCGGTGTAGGTCGTGACGCTTCCGAGTTGCTGCGCAAAATCAAGGCTGCCCAGTACGTCGCCGCTCACCCGGGCCAAGTCTGCCCAGCCAAGTGGAAAGAAGGCGAGGCCACCCTGGCACCGTCCCTGGACCTGGTCGGCAAGATCTGAGTCAGTGACTCGCGATACCCGGGCGGTACGCCGCACCTAAGTCAGCTGCACCGCCCTCAAGACGCCCGGGCGAGATTCGCTCGGGCGTTTTTTTTAGAATTGAACAAAGGAGATCGCCCGTATGTTGGACGCCAATCTTAAAGCCCAGTTGAAGTCATACCTGGAACGGGTCACCCAGCCGATCGAGATCGTTGCCTCCCTCGATGACGGTGCGAAATCCCAGGAAATGCTCGCATTGCTGCAAGACGTTGCCAGTCTTTCCAGCCAAATTACCTTGCTCGACAACGGTGCCGATGCACGCACGCCTTCGTTCTCGATCAACCGCCCAGGGGCCGATATCAGCCTGCGTTTTGCCGGCATCCCGATGGGCCACGAATTCACCTCCCTGGTGCTGGCCCTGCTGCAAGTCGGCGGCCACCCTTCGAAGGCCAGTGCCGAAGTGATCGAACAGATCCGCTCGCTCAAGGGTGAGTTCCACTTCGAGACCTACTTTTCGCTGTCCTGCCAGAACTGCCCGGACGTGGTCCAGGCGTTGAACCTGATGGCAGTGCTCAACCCCAATATTCATCACGTCGCCATCGACGGCGCGCTGTTCCAGGCCGAAGTCGACGAGCGCCAGATCATGGCCGTGCCCAGCGTTTACCTCAATGGTGTGAATTTCGGCCAGGGCCGCATGGGCCTGGAAGAAATCCTCGCGAAAATCGACACCAGCGGCATTGAGCGCCAGGCCGAGAAAATCAGCGCCAAGCCAGCCTTTGATGTGTTGGTGGTGGGCGGTGGCCCAGCCGGCGCGTCGGCCGCGATCTATGCGGCCCGTAAAGGCATTCGCACCGGCGTTGCCGCCGAGCGTTTCGGCGGTCAGGTGCTGGACACCATGGCGATTGAAAACTTCATTTCCGTACAGGAAACCGAAGGACCAAAACTGGCGGTGGCCCTGGAAGAACACGTCAAGCAGTACGACGTCGACATCATGAACCTGCAGCGGGCCGATGCCCTGGTGCCAGGCCAGAACGGCGAACCGCATCAGGTCAAATTCGCCAGTGGCGCTACCCTCAAGGCCAAGACGGTCATTCTGGCCACCGGCGCCCGTTGGCGCGAAATGAACGTGCCGGGCGAACAGCAATACCGCAACAAGGGCGTGGCCTACTGCCCGCACTGCGACGGCCCCTTGTTCAAGGGCAAGCGCGTGGCCGTGATCGGCGGCGGCAACTCCGGGGTCGAGGCAGCCATTGACCTGGCAGGGATCGTTGCCCACGTGACACTGCTGGAATTTGACGTGCAGTTGCGCGCCGATGCGGTCTTGCAACGCAAGTTGCACAGCTTGCCGAACGTCACCGTGATCACCAGTGCGCAAACCACTGAAGTCACTGGCGACGGCCAGAAGGTCAACGGCTTGCGTTACAAGGATCGTCAGTCTGGTGAGACCTTGAATGTCGAGCTCGAAGGTATCTTCGTGCAGATCGGCCTGCTGCCTAATACCGATTGGCTCAAAGGCACTGTCGAGCTGTCACCACGAGGCGAGATCATCGTCGATAACCGCGGTGAAACCTCGATTCCCGGGGTGTTTGCCGCCGGTGACGTGACCACCGTGCCGTACAAGCAGATCGTGATTGCAGTAGGCGAGGGCGCCAAGGCTTCGTTGAGCGCCTTCGACCACCTGATCCGCACCTCGGCCCCGGCTTAAACCACAGCGCTGCCCCTCTGTCTTTTGCGAGTGAGCCCGTCCAAAATCGATGTTGCCTGACCCACTGCCATCGCGGGCAAGCCCGCTCCCACAGGTTTGATGTGGGTGTATACAAAATCTGTGAGCAACCAAGTTCACTGTAGGAGCGAGCTTGCTCGCGATGAGGCCAGCACAGCCAACATTGATGTTGCCTGACACACCGCCATCGCGGGCGAGCCCGCTCCCACAGGTTTGATGTGGGTGTATACAAAATCTGTGAGCAACCAAGTTCACTGTAGGAGCGAGCTTGCTCGCGATGAGGCCAGCACAGCCAACATTGATGTTGCCTGACACACCGCCATCGCGGGCAAGCCCGCTCCCACAGGTTTGATGTGGTGTATACAGAATCTGTGAACAGCCAAAACCACTGTGGGAGCGGGCTTGATGTGGTGTATACAGAATCTGTGAGTAGCCAAAATCAGTGTGGGAGCGAGCGCCCGCTTGCGGCTTGCTCGCGATGAGGCCAGCTCACAGCCCGCGATGGCGGCAGCCTCAATGTTGGATGTACCGACCTCCATCGCGAGCAGACTTCCCTTACACCCCATGCTTGAGCTTGTTCCTACGCCAGCAGTGGCGCTGGCTGGATGATTTCGACCCAATAGGCATCCGGGTCCTTGATGAAGGCCAGGCTCTTCATGCGGCCGTCATTCAGGCGTTTCTGGAAATCACAGCCCAGGGCTTCGAAGCGTTCACAGGCGGCGCGGATGTCCGGTACCGAAATGCAGATGTGGCCAAAACCGCGCGGGTCGGTGTTGCCATTGTGGTAGGCGAAATCCGGGTCGTTCTCAGTACCGTGGTTGTGGGTCAACTCGAGAATCCCCGGGATCGACTTCATCCACTCGGTACGAGCCGCCGCGTCGGCCGGGATCTGGTTTTTGTCGACCAGGGCCAGGAAGTACAGGCTGAACTCGGCTTCCGGGAAATCGCGTTTTTCCACCAGGCTGAAGCCGAGGATACGAGTGTAGAAGTCCAGGGACTTGGTGATGTCCTTGACCCGCAGCATGGTGTGGTTGAACACAAATTGCTGGGTGGCAGTGTCAGGTTGGGCAGTGACGCCGGGGAAGGTGTTCAGGTCGTGCAGGCTCATGGGCCCTCCGGAAAATAAGTGGGGCAAACGACGCTCCAGCAGATAGAGCTGTCCTTGGGCTTGCGGTGCTCGAGGCTTCCATGCAGTGGGCCAATGATACGCAAGGGGCGGTGCCGGGCCAATGCACAAAGCTCCGGCTATTGCCTGCGGGCCCGGTCGGGGTCAGACTTTGGGCCTTTCCTCGCCAGTGTCTTGCCTGATGATCCGAACCATTCGATCCCTGTTGCTGTTAACCGGTCTGTTTGCCGCCGCTGCTGCTGCGCAACCCCAGCTCGCCGAGATCACCTGGCCTGATGGATGGCAGGCCCAGGCCCTGGAGCCAGAAGCCGCGCCGGAACCCGCGCCGGAAACCGCGCCGAGCGAGGCGCCGGCGAAGGTTTCACGCCAGCGCGCAGTGAAAAACGATGAGAACGGTGACACGATACTGGTCATGGAGTTGACCATGACCCAGGTTGAGGTCGGGCATGTGGTCAACTTGCAGGGGGTGTTGCTGGAAATGCGCAAGTCGATCCAGAAGGACTTCTTTCAGGGCGGCTACCAGAGTGTGTGCAACAAGATTCATCCGGCTACATTGAGTCGCCTGGCTGCCCTGGAAACCACCTGTACCATTACCCAGAACGGGCGTCATGTATTGTCGCAAACACTAGTGGCCGCGGTAGAGGCAGATAAAGCCTATGTTTTTTCCTACGCCGGACAAGCCGATGCGTACGCAGCAAGTCAGAAAGAAATACAGGCGCTGCGTGAAAGTTTGAAACTTTAGTTCCCGATTGCAGTGTTCACGACGCAATGGCGGGTGGCCAGTTCTTTGGCCGTAAGGACTAACTACAAAGTTAATTGTGTCGCCCCATGGTAGTTAGCGGTTTTTTTCGCTAGATCGGCGAGCTTCGTTACTTAAAATTCGTGTGGCATAAAAAAAGGTTCTTCACGGATTACCGGGAAAGACGCTCTTGATCTTCATGAAAAAGAATTCGCTGTCCCGGTAACCGTACGCCATCCGCTTGATGACCTTTATTCGATTGTTTATTCCTTCCAACTGACCGGTGTGCATCGGCCAGCGAACCCGGCTGACGATGCCCCGCCAGTAACCCTTTAGCCGTTTGGCGAACTGGATCAGAGCTGGTATTTCGCTTTCGTGCGCATGGCGCAGCCATTGCTTCCAGGCCGATCGCCAACCCCAGGCAGTACTCGGGGTCCAGAGTGTTTTGAGTTCAGCCTTCATCAAGTAGACCGTCATCAACGCTTGGTTGGCCGCCAGTAGATCCTCCAGGCGGACCTGTTGTTCCGGCGTTTTCAAGTTCTGCGGATTGCGCAGCAACAGCCATCGCGCCTGCTTGATGACCTTGCGGGCAGGCTTGTCGTGACGCAACCGGTTAGCCTCGTCGACGCGGACCCGATCAATCACCTCTCGGCCATATTTGGCCACCACATGGAAGAGGTCGTAGACCACTCGCGCGTTGGGACAGTGCTGACGAACCTCCAGGTCAAAAGCGGTGTTCATGTCCATCGCCACCGCTTCGATTCGAGCACAACCCTCTGGCCCCAGTTCTTCGAAGAAAGGCCTGATCGCTGCTCGGCTGCGACCTTCACCGATCCACAGCACTCGTCGTGTATCCGCATCCAGCACCACGCTGGCGTAACGATGACCTTTGAACAGGGCGAACTCGTCCATCACCAGACGTCGCGGTTGCGCCTTTGGCAAAACGCTCAACGCCGCTTGCAAGGCTCGACGCTCCAGCAACCGAACGGTGTCCCAGTGCAGCCCAAACAGTTGAGCCACGTGCAGTGTGGGAAGGCGCTCGCAGGCTTGAATGACCGCCTCGGCCAGACGCCGCGTCATGCGGGCATAGCGGTCCAGCCAACTGACGGCCTCCATACGTTTACCGCAGTCACGACAGCCAACACGCCTGAGCAACACGCTGAGGCGCACCGCACGGCCGAGAATCGGTAAATCGCGGACGGTCCGCTCGCAATACTCATGCGTGGTTGAACAGGGTTTTTGGCAGCCGCTACAGGAAGGGAACCGGGTGGCGTGGGGAATCAGGTCGATCTGAAGCGCGTCGCCATCAGGCTTGATGGTGACGACAGAAAAGCCCTCCCAAAAAGGAAGGAAAGTATTAATATCGCGCATAAGAACGCCGTTTTGTTAGATGTGTTTGCTCGCACGAA from Pseudomonas sp. S04 encodes the following:
- the gorA gene encoding glutathione-disulfide reductase → MAYDFDLYVIGAGSGGVRAARFAAGFGAKVGVAESRYLGGTCVNVGCVPKKLLVYGAHFAEDFEQAAGFGWSLDQAQFDWATLIANKDREINRLNGIYRNLLVNSGVTLHEGHARIVAPHTVEINGERFSAKHILIATGGWPQIPQIPGAEHAISSNEAFFLKTLPKRVLVVGGGYIAVEFAGIFHGLGASTSLLYRGDLFLRGFDGAVRKHLQEELTKRGMDLQFNADIERIDRQADGSLSVTLKDGRKLETDCVFYATGRRPMLDNLGLENTAVKLDQKGFVEVDELYQTAEPSILAIGDVIGRVQLTPVALAEGMAVARRLFKPEQYRLVDYQMIPTAVFSLPNIGTVGLTEEQAREAGHEVQIFESRFRPMKLTLTECQERTLMKLVVDAKTDKVLGCHMVGPEAGEIVQGLAIALKAGATKRDFDETIGVHPTAAEEFVTMRTPVAG
- a CDS encoding DNA-binding protein, with protein sequence MARGGINKAVVQAARLAILARGDNPSIDAVRIEMGNTGSKTTIHRYLKELDDEVAARQSEPQEQIDDELTGLVARLAQRLREQGQERIDHAQEGFEQARKALESQLAEALQLQAQLTRQLETQGATLASESAALQDTRASLQGEQTRNASLSQALSDFELRLNDKDEQIRSLEEKHLHARDALEHYREAIKDQREQEQRRHEGQVQQIQMELRQAQQSAMVRQDEITQLNRDNERLLTENRGTVRELHLLQDQLKHSETRQAQAQEQIRRHEAEATLLQERLRVAVLESTSAKQAAAEQLHANAELELRAASAEASLQALHLAVATQAALEPAPVPVPVPSPASKQSKKP
- the ahpC gene encoding alkyl hydroperoxide reductase subunit C, whose amino-acid sequence is MPIINSQVKPFTATAYKNGDFVQVSDADLKGKWSVVFFYPADFTFVCPTELEDLADNYAEFQKLGVEIYSVSTDTHFAHAAWHNTSPAIGKIQYTMIGDPTHVISRNFDVLIEEAGLADRGTFVINPEGQIKIVELNDGGVGRDASELLRKIKAAQYVAAHPGQVCPAKWKEGEATLAPSLDLVGKI
- the ahpF gene encoding alkyl hydroperoxide reductase subunit F → MLDANLKAQLKSYLERVTQPIEIVASLDDGAKSQEMLALLQDVASLSSQITLLDNGADARTPSFSINRPGADISLRFAGIPMGHEFTSLVLALLQVGGHPSKASAEVIEQIRSLKGEFHFETYFSLSCQNCPDVVQALNLMAVLNPNIHHVAIDGALFQAEVDERQIMAVPSVYLNGVNFGQGRMGLEEILAKIDTSGIERQAEKISAKPAFDVLVVGGGPAGASAAIYAARKGIRTGVAAERFGGQVLDTMAIENFISVQETEGPKLAVALEEHVKQYDVDIMNLQRADALVPGQNGEPHQVKFASGATLKAKTVILATGARWREMNVPGEQQYRNKGVAYCPHCDGPLFKGKRVAVIGGGNSGVEAAIDLAGIVAHVTLLEFDVQLRADAVLQRKLHSLPNVTVITSAQTTEVTGDGQKVNGLRYKDRQSGETLNVELEGIFVQIGLLPNTDWLKGTVELSPRGEIIVDNRGETSIPGVFAAGDVTTVPYKQIVIAVGEGAKASLSAFDHLIRTSAPA
- the gloA gene encoding lactoylglutathione lyase, with amino-acid sequence MSLHDLNTFPGVTAQPDTATQQFVFNHTMLRVKDITKSLDFYTRILGFSLVEKRDFPEAEFSLYFLALVDKNQIPADAAARTEWMKSIPGILELTHNHGTENDPDFAYHNGNTDPRGFGHICISVPDIRAACERFEALGCDFQKRLNDGRMKSLAFIKDPDAYWVEIIQPAPLLA
- a CDS encoding DUF4946 domain-containing protein gives rise to the protein MIRTIRSLLLLTGLFAAAAAAQPQLAEITWPDGWQAQALEPEAAPEPAPETAPSEAPAKVSRQRAVKNDENGDTILVMELTMTQVEVGHVVNLQGVLLEMRKSIQKDFFQGGYQSVCNKIHPATLSRLAALETTCTITQNGRHVLSQTLVAAVEADKAYVFSYAGQADAYAASQKEIQALRESLKL
- a CDS encoding ISL3 family transposase; translation: MNTFLPFWEGFSVVTIKPDGDALQIDLIPHATRFPSCSGCQKPCSTTHEYCERTVRDLPILGRAVRLSVLLRRVGCRDCGKRMEAVSWLDRYARMTRRLAEAVIQACERLPTLHVAQLFGLHWDTVRLLERRALQAALSVLPKAQPRRLVMDEFALFKGHRYASVVLDADTRRVLWIGEGRSRAAIRPFFEELGPEGCARIEAVAMDMNTAFDLEVRQHCPNARVVYDLFHVVAKYGREVIDRVRVDEANRLRHDKPARKVIKQARWLLLRNPQNLKTPEQQVRLEDLLAANQALMTVYLMKAELKTLWTPSTAWGWRSAWKQWLRHAHESEIPALIQFAKRLKGYWRGIVSRVRWPMHTGQLEGINNRIKVIKRMAYGYRDSEFFFMKIKSVFPGNP